The DNA window CACACGGGGGCGTTTTTAAACCAATATTTGGCTAGTGTGTTAGCAAGTTTTGGGACCTCGCAGACTCCAGACACCAACCCACAAACCACACACGGCGAGAAATGAAGTGATCttagaatatatattttttaaatatttcaaatattcatATTACTCAAGGCATGGACTAAAATTCCTCTAAATTTGTAAAGTTTTACAATAACGCCCCttcattttgtaagcaaaacTATTCCAACATTctgcaaaatataaaatcttTATGTGCATCAGACCTCAAAGATACAAAAACTGGTTTCTCAACTACGCACagattttgattaatttgctcgCATATTTTAGCCAACTCAATTTTGGCCGACGTTTTTGTTGCCGGTCCTTGTTTATCGCCGTATATGTTTAATCAGTCAGCGAATTTTTGGTTTGCCTAATCAAAGAAAGTTTCTTATGCGTTGTCGTCAGGCAAACAcaggcttttttttttgcgtttcccattaacttttgtttatgttttgcaAACAAGTTTGAAAGATTCCCAGAATCGCTCGAGAATTGTTTACAGTAATACGATGCCGAAAGTAATGCAACAAATAAAACCTAAACAAGCTTAACGCTTCGCTAGCTAATTTAGTCTAATGTGACATCGTAACTTTCTGGATTCCTGGCAGTCGATTGCCTGAAGTTACATAATCTGGGGGAAAAGGCTGGAAAAACACAGAACTTGCATTTTGCAACTAAACAGATGTGATATTATgagcaaatcaaaaataaacaaaataagaTTAATAGCGAAtgccaaataaaataataggataaaataaattcgaaaagagagagagagacgaTTGCTGAAATCCATTtgaatgtatttttttaattaattaaatctgTCAGCTGAACAACAAATTGGCatatttcttttaattcaTTATAGAAATGATCAAAACACCAAGGCAAAGTCTATATCTTAAAGAGGAATGAATTTTGAAGTAAACCGCTCCTGAGCTTTGCAATCTGCTTACATACTAAACGAAACGAAGTACTCACTTCCACCTCTGACGTTGacataaattgtaaataatatgcacaaacaaaatcaaaataataaaataaacaaataaaacatgGGTGTGTCACAAAAGGGGTGCCAAAATAGACTTGTTTATCCCAAAAATAGCTTCAATCATGAAGTTTAGACTTACATAACTTAAGCAATTCCCCGACTAATTCAAatgatatgtatgtatctcaACGATAGTAGTTTCTTAACCCCCCTTTGGGTTGAGCAGTCAGAACCAGTAGCACTCTAAGATAAATCCCCGGATAGTCTGGCGATAATGGTGTGGTGATTGTGATGATGTGGTCTTATCGCTGCGTCAAAAGGAAGACGCTTAGATAACTGATAACTGCGACCACGAGTGTCGCATCCAACGCACTACTGGCTATCTTTGGCAGAGTCCATCCATCCAGACAGTTGGGAaagtcagccagtcagttgGGTCCAGTTGGCTTGGGATAGCTCAGAGGGATTGTTAGGATAACATAGATGCCTCGTAGAAAGTTGCAGTCGATAAACTTCACACCGAACTATCTTTGCAGGCCTTTGAAAATGTCAACCAGTCGCTGAAATTGGGCTATAAATTGGCGCTCCGCTGGCGTGTGATATTGGAAAGTAACTTTTTCGCATACTTATTTGCCGATTGCAGGCGGTGACAAAAAACGAAGTTGCATTGCACCGAGGTTTTTGCGCATATTTGCGCGTTTTAATTGCCACAACCACGAAAGCAGCAGCATTGACACCaccggcggcggcggcggcgacgacgacgacgacgacgactgcagcagcaacttctGGCCGTCACCATGGAGAATCTTGGCTATAAGGAGGGCAGCACCAAGCCCCGCCGCATGACACGTTCGATCAGCGTCGTTACCAAAACCGAAGTGGAACAGCCGCTCACGGAGAATAATGCAAATAACCGGTAAGTGCCAGTTGGAGTTGCCAGTTTTCAGttgcctgttgctgctgcagttgcagaaATTTCTGGCCACAATAAAACACACTcgaaatatacacatatataggCGTGATTGCCGGACCCAAAAGGCGAAGACGCGGAAGCAGTCCGTGATTTATGTGACAAACGAATTGCCAGCCAGAAAACCAGCATGTTATTCGCAAAATCATATAATGTTTGCTTATCAAGTGAGGAACAGTCAGTCAGTTTTTGTGTGGGGTGTAGGGTAATACTCATAAAAAATGGGATAACTACATCTGATAATTGATTTTTGCAGTAAAAAAGCTAATTGCATGGAATTATAGGAAGAcacaaaaagtttatttttctGCTGGTGGTTAAACCCTAATATGTAGTAAagaaaataccaaaaatataataataattattagagtAACAGTTTTTTCAGCCATGTGATGGCTACTAATATGAGGCTCAGTTAAAGAATATATAGTACTTGAAATTATCACAAATATCATATTGCAACGGAATTTTCAAAGCTAAGGAACAGCTTCCTTTTTGCCAAGTGTAATTTTGATTACTTTATTGATTGTATACTTTTGTATAAGCTATTTTACACATATTCGTGTTATACTTTAAAAGTTAAGGCCTTTGCGAGTTTAAAATGCGTTTTTAAGGTCATGGCATTCTTCATTGATTAAAATATCATATCATCCCGccttttttttatgtatttacaaTATCTCATCGAAAGAACTTAGCTaacaaaaagataaaaatgcTGAAAAGTGAGATGTACCAAAGATTTTCACTCCCACTCGCGCTGAAATTGCAGACTTTTTGGAGATTTCTCGCTCTCGCTAAAGTATCTCTCTCTCCAAATAGTATTATACACCTGAGGTCAAAATAGTGGCACTTAAAAATGACACCTTCATACATTAATTTTTTACGGATAAATCAAAAACTGACAATGATCATAAATAGCCTTACATAAGGCTTACTTATGTAATTTATGTACTTTCCTAAGAAGCAcactaaaaatcaaatcatcAATCATATACTTACAAAGATGTTTAACCTCGCGTTCCCAGAGCTATTATTTTAACCCTACCTGTACGCGTGTCTCCCCGCTCTCTAGATAACCTCTCTTTAAATCTCGATCGACGACTTAACCAACGCTTGCCGATTTTCATCGAGCTCAGTCGGATTCGATACAACAATGCAGGCGGACGCGTTTGTAGCTGGCCAAAAGAGTGCGGAAGCAGCGATATAGCAGCCACAAAATACGGCTAGAACGCGTTCGAAGTGATCGTCGTCGGTGTAGAAACAATAGGAATAAACGCTGAAATAACGTCCGAAAAAACCTCCGTcgacggcaacaacaaaacggAAGTGAAAAATTCGCGTTTTTTCACACAACATTTAGCATTTTCCGCCCGTTAGACGCGATTGTCTGGGCTCCCACAAAAGGCCTCCATTGTGAGGCACTTGTCCCGTTCCGACCCCATCCGATCCAGTGCGATCCGATCGGATCCCATCCGATCCGTAGTCCGTATTTCGAATTTGGCGGATCGGTCGACTGGCGCGCCGGGCTCTCCCATGTATTTCGGAAATGAAATTAGAAATTGAAAACAGCTCACTGTCGAATTGGCATCATCCGTGGATATGGCTGCAAACGGTGTACGTATTCAGTGGTCCCAGTCGCTCGGTTGCCGAGATTCCCGGCTTAAGTGGCCAACAAAAGCAGTGACACTGGGCAGTGGACGGTGGTGCACAACGAGTGCACCAGCTTCTGACCATGGACGAGGTCTGAAATTATGCAGCGGGCAACTATGCTGAGCAGCCCCAAGTTGGCGaccaagaaaacaaaacaaagtctGCCGGCGCAGTCGGTGAATCCATCAACGTACGAGAACAGTGAACAGTGAATAAATACTGAGCAGTGAAATAAGAAAACCGCTTCAATCAAAACGGCCAACTTAGCATAACTCCCAACGCAAAATAACacacaataattatttaaaaatatgcatGCTCGAAAAGTCAACAGATCTCGAACTCCGCTGTTCAGTGCCATTTGAGCGATGGGGATTATGTGTGTACAGATCCATTAAAAAGGTGATCTGTGCGAGTTGAGAGTAGAGTTTGGACAAAGAGAAGTGCGAGTCTATCTAATGGCtttgtttaatatatttaaccAAGTTAGTTCGACCGAATGGGCTGTCCTAACAACGCTGAGAAGCGTCGAATTGTTTACGAGTTCTAGCTTCATAGTAATTACAAGTTTCTCATAAATCGTCAACAAGCTAAAAACTAAAAGGCAAACGCAGTTTGAAGTTGTAAATCGTCTAGACGTGATATTTTCCCATGATGACAACGCAATCCATGATCACAGAACACAAGTTCATCAATACGTTGATTTGGAAGCCAAGACAGAAATTAACCGCATTAACTAAATTTAGAAAACTTCCACTGACATAAAAATGTTCTCTAATCACTGACAAATTATTTGAGTGCTTTAAACCATAAAAACTGATGCACAGTGTGTTCGAAATCACGGATCGAAATAACCTCAAATCCACGAAAACCTGTTTAAAGTTAAGGAATTAGCATTGAAAAGTTTAGATGTTCTTTCTCCAAAGTAttcaaataaactaaataaatactataaataaattttattggaATTTAATGTTGTATCAGTTGGAAGtcttaataaaaaaccgaaaggCAATGGAAATCTTCCACTAATCATTAATCAATGTGCAAAATCGAACTAAAATTGATAAATCGCTGTTCAAAAAGACTAACAATcgtgaataaaaataaaataacatttatCTTAGGATACCCTGTGAAAAGTTGCACATTTCAAGTAAATAACTACAAAAACCTAGCCTTACTAACTTACTTGACCAACTTAAAACCCATCAGCGAAAAACTATAAATAACTAGGGTCAATATCAATATTACTTATTTAATGTTAGGCGCATAGAAACGCACATAGACGCTCCACTGTACTGGTCggtggtaaaaaaaaaagtactcCATGTTCATGCCATGGGAAGCTTGAATAAAACAAAGTTTTTGTTAGAAATTATCCAACCGTAGAACATCCGTACAACTTTCAATACGATTATACTCATCCGTTTGCATCTCCACAGCTTCAAATCGATTCCACCCAACTTGATGGTGCGATGGCGGAACAACACTGACGCCATGATCGAAGCCCAGTACCCGACCGCTGGAGAATTCGAATACATGGAGTGTGGACCGTCGCCGCCGGCGGAGAGTGCGCCGAGCATGTACGACAGCTTCGAGGAGCCGACCAGCGAGCTGAGCGTCCAGATATGCAACGATACGCTGCGGATCAGCATGATCGACCAGATGAAGAGCGCAGCGGGGCGCGTCAAGCTCTTCGAGGACATCGAGCAGAGCAACGTGGTGGCCGAGGGCATACGGGCGCACTTTGAGTCCGCCTCAAAGCTGGAGAAGAATCTCTGCTACCTGTGGGCCGCGTACCTCAAGCGCTGGGATCTGATCGAGAGTCTGCTGGAGGCGGGAGCCGACCTGCACTTCTGCGATCAGAACGGAATATCAGCCTTGCACCTGAGCGCCTTCAGTGGCTGTTTGGCCACCTTGGGCCTTCTGGTGGCCAAGGGTTTGAATGTCAATCTGCAGTCCAAGTGCTACACGCCTCTGCACTGCGCAGCCTTTGGCAATGCTGCGGAGGCGGCAAAGCTACTGATCAACAATGGAGCGGACATATCCAAGGACACCAGCAAGCCGAACTGCGAGGAGAGCCTGCTGCACTGCGCCGTGCGTTCCAACGCCCTGGAGTGTCTGCAGATCTTCATTGCCGAAGGTGCCGATGTAAACTCGCTCAAACCGAATGGCACCAATGCCATTCACCTGGCAGCTGATCTGGGCAATATGCAGTGTCTGGAAGCCTTGCTGAATGCTCCCAATGCAGATGCCAATGTGCGTATCTGCATCCGCGAAAAGGAGTCCACAGCCTTGCATCTGGCAGCAGATGAGGGCAACGTGGAGTGTGTGGACTTACTCCTGGCCAAAGGTGCAGATGCCAAGCTGAAGAACCATCGCGGTTTCACACCGCTCCACCTGGCAGCTAGAACTTCCAGTCTGGACTGCGTGGAATCGTTGCTGAGGAATGGCAATGCCGACGCCAATGCCGAGGACTTCGATCACCGAACTCCGCTTCACGCGGCGGTGGGAAAATCCGAGAATGCCTACGACATCATGGAGACCCTCATCCAGTGGGGTGCCAATGTCAATCATAAGGACATTTACGGATTTACAGCTCTCCACCTGGCTGCGTTGGATGGGCTGGTGCAGTGTGTCGAGATGCTGATATTCCACGGAGCGGATGTGACCACCAAATCGAAGAAAGGTACCTCCGCGTTGAACGTTATCACCCGGAAGACCCCGGCTTCAGTGGCCATGATCAGACAGAAACTGGACGCAGCCATAACGCTGCACCACTCGCAGGTAAATAATCTTCATTCTTTTCCCATTGGAATTGCGCATGTTATCCATTCCTTTGTCACCCTAACAGGACCCCGTGAACCGTGAggtggaactggaactggactTCCGTCAGCTGCTGCAGCACTGTCATCCGCGCGAGATCAGCTACCTAAACACGTTCGTCGACGAGGGTCAGAAGGAGATACTGGAGCACCCGCTCTGCTCCTCGTTCCTGTACATCAAGTGGGGCAAGATCCGCAAGTACTACATTGGCAGGCTCATCTTCTGCTTCAGCTTCGTGCTCTTCCTCACGCTCTACGTGCTGACAGCTTTGGCCCACAACTGCTACAATGGGAGCAAGAACGACAACACGACCATTCCAGCGCAGGAGTTGTGCCAGAAGCAATCCATTCTGGGCGATATGCTCAGGAACAACCCCTTTGTGATGGAGATGCAATGGTGGGTTCTGGTTGCCATCACCATAGTGGAGATATTTCGAAAGCTATATGGCATTACGGGCTACTCCTCATTTCGGCACTACGTAACGCAGGTGGAGAACATTATGGAGTGGTTCGTGATAACCAGCGTGTTTGTTATATCCTACATCTACACCAACAAGACGTACA is part of the Drosophila sechellia strain sech25 chromosome 3R, ASM438219v1, whole genome shotgun sequence genome and encodes:
- the LOC6614299 gene encoding transient receptor potential channel pyrexia isoform X1 produces the protein MENLGYKEGSTKPRRMTRSISVVTKTEVEQPLTENNANNRFKSIPPNLMVRWRNNTDAMIEAQYPTAGEFEYMECGPSPPAESAPSMYDSFEEPTSELSVQICNDTLRISMIDQMKSAAGRVKLFEDIEQSNVVAEGIRAHFESASKLEKNLCYLWAAYLKRWDLIESLLEAGADLHFCDQNGISALHLSAFSGCLATLGLLVAKGLNVNLQSKCYTPLHCAAFGNAAEAAKLLINNGADISKDTSKPNCEESLLHCAVRSNALECLQIFIAEGADVNSLKPNGTNAIHLAADLGNMQCLEALLNAPNADANVRICIREKESTALHLAADEGNVECVDLLLAKGADAKLKNHRGFTPLHLAARTSSLDCVESLLRNGNADANAEDFDHRTPLHAAVGKSENAYDIMETLIQWGANVNHKDIYGFTALHLAALDGLVQCVEMLIFHGADVTTKSKKGTSALNVITRKTPASVAMIRQKLDAAITLHHSQDPVNREVELELDFRQLLQHCHPREISYLNTFVDEGQKEILEHPLCSSFLYIKWGKIRKYYIGRLIFCFSFVLFLTLYVLTALAHNCYNGSKNDNTTIPAQELCQKQSILGDMLRNNPFVMEMQWWVLVAITIVEIFRKLYGITGYSSFRHYVTQVENIMEWFVITSVFVISYIYTNKTYTFQNHIGAFAVLLGWTNLMLMIGQLPVFDVYVAMYTRVQGEFAKLFMAYSCMLIGFTISFCVIFPSSSSFANPFMGFITVLVMMIGEQDLSLLINDPEGKDPPFLLEVSAQITFVLFLLFVTIILMNLLVGIAVHDIQGLKKTAGLSKLVRQTKLISYIESALFNGYLPTWLRNLLHYTALVSPQAYRVVLCVKPLNPSEKRLPREILMKAYEVGKMRKHFGHTISSKNSAENYLSYKNKYNNNNGATTGYVLPDADPDGGQFTTLTTKIDDNADRIEFLTQEIQELKQALISQQQQASKVIDKLLIVISNQQKQNLRK
- the LOC6614299 gene encoding transient receptor potential channel pyrexia isoform X3, giving the protein MKLEIENSSLSNWHHPWIWLQTVFKSIPPNLMVRWRNNTDAMIEAQYPTAGEFEYMECGPSPPAESAPSMYDSFEEPTSELSVQICNDTLRISMIDQMKSAAGRVKLFEDIEQSNVVAEGIRAHFESASKLEKNLCYLWAAYLKRWDLIESLLEAGADLHFCDQNGISALHLSAFSGCLATLGLLVAKGLNVNLQSKCYTPLHCAAFGNAAEAAKLLINNGADISKDTSKPNCEESLLHCAVRSNALECLQIFIAEGADVNSLKPNGTNAIHLAADLGNMQCLEALLNAPNADANVRICIREKESTALHLAADEGNVECVDLLLAKGADAKLKNHRGFTPLHLAARTSSLDCVESLLRNGNADANAEDFDHRTPLHAAVGKSENAYDIMETLIQWGANVNHKDIYGFTALHLAALDGLVQCVEMLIFHGADVTTKSKKGTSALNVITRKTPASVAMIRQKLDAAITLHHSQDPVNREVELELDFRQLLQHCHPREISYLNTFVDEGQKEILEHPLCSSFLYIKWGKIRKYYIGRLIFCFSFVLFLTLYVLTALAHNCYNGSKNDNTTIPAQELCQKQSILGDMLRNNPFVMEMQWWVLVAITIVEIFRKLYGITGYSSFRHYVTQVENIMEWFVITSVFVISYIYTNKTYTFQNHIGAFAVLLGWTNLMLMIGQLPVFDVYVAMYTRVQGEFAKLFMAYSCMLIGFTISFCVIFPSSSSFANPFMGFITVLVMMIGEQDLSLLINDPEGKDPPFLLEVSAQITFVLFLLFVTIILMNLLVGIAVHDIQGLKKTAGLSKLVRQTKLISYIESALFNGYLPTWLRNLLHYTALVSPQAYRVVLCVKPLNPSEKRLPREILMKAYEVGKMRKHFGHTISSKNSAENYLSYKNKYNNNNGATTGYVLPDADPDGGQFTTLTTKIDDNADRIEFLTQEIQELKQALISQQQQASKVIDKLLIVISNQQKQNLRK
- the LOC6614299 gene encoding transient receptor potential channel pyrexia isoform X2 encodes the protein MQRATMLSSPKLATKKTKQSLPAQSVNPSTFKSIPPNLMVRWRNNTDAMIEAQYPTAGEFEYMECGPSPPAESAPSMYDSFEEPTSELSVQICNDTLRISMIDQMKSAAGRVKLFEDIEQSNVVAEGIRAHFESASKLEKNLCYLWAAYLKRWDLIESLLEAGADLHFCDQNGISALHLSAFSGCLATLGLLVAKGLNVNLQSKCYTPLHCAAFGNAAEAAKLLINNGADISKDTSKPNCEESLLHCAVRSNALECLQIFIAEGADVNSLKPNGTNAIHLAADLGNMQCLEALLNAPNADANVRICIREKESTALHLAADEGNVECVDLLLAKGADAKLKNHRGFTPLHLAARTSSLDCVESLLRNGNADANAEDFDHRTPLHAAVGKSENAYDIMETLIQWGANVNHKDIYGFTALHLAALDGLVQCVEMLIFHGADVTTKSKKGTSALNVITRKTPASVAMIRQKLDAAITLHHSQDPVNREVELELDFRQLLQHCHPREISYLNTFVDEGQKEILEHPLCSSFLYIKWGKIRKYYIGRLIFCFSFVLFLTLYVLTALAHNCYNGSKNDNTTIPAQELCQKQSILGDMLRNNPFVMEMQWWVLVAITIVEIFRKLYGITGYSSFRHYVTQVENIMEWFVITSVFVISYIYTNKTYTFQNHIGAFAVLLGWTNLMLMIGQLPVFDVYVAMYTRVQGEFAKLFMAYSCMLIGFTISFCVIFPSSSSFANPFMGFITVLVMMIGEQDLSLLINDPEGKDPPFLLEVSAQITFVLFLLFVTIILMNLLVGIAVHDIQGLKKTAGLSKLVRQTKLISYIESALFNGYLPTWLRNLLHYTALVSPQAYRVVLCVKPLNPSEKRLPREILMKAYEVGKMRKHFGHTISSKNSAENYLSYKNKYNNNNGATTGYVLPDADPDGGQFTTLTTKIDDNADRIEFLTQEIQELKQALISQQQQASKVIDKLLIVISNQQKQNLRK
- the LOC6614299 gene encoding transient receptor potential channel pyrexia isoform X4, with amino-acid sequence MVRWRNNTDAMIEAQYPTAGEFEYMECGPSPPAESAPSMYDSFEEPTSELSVQICNDTLRISMIDQMKSAAGRVKLFEDIEQSNVVAEGIRAHFESASKLEKNLCYLWAAYLKRWDLIESLLEAGADLHFCDQNGISALHLSAFSGCLATLGLLVAKGLNVNLQSKCYTPLHCAAFGNAAEAAKLLINNGADISKDTSKPNCEESLLHCAVRSNALECLQIFIAEGADVNSLKPNGTNAIHLAADLGNMQCLEALLNAPNADANVRICIREKESTALHLAADEGNVECVDLLLAKGADAKLKNHRGFTPLHLAARTSSLDCVESLLRNGNADANAEDFDHRTPLHAAVGKSENAYDIMETLIQWGANVNHKDIYGFTALHLAALDGLVQCVEMLIFHGADVTTKSKKGTSALNVITRKTPASVAMIRQKLDAAITLHHSQDPVNREVELELDFRQLLQHCHPREISYLNTFVDEGQKEILEHPLCSSFLYIKWGKIRKYYIGRLIFCFSFVLFLTLYVLTALAHNCYNGSKNDNTTIPAQELCQKQSILGDMLRNNPFVMEMQWWVLVAITIVEIFRKLYGITGYSSFRHYVTQVENIMEWFVITSVFVISYIYTNKTYTFQNHIGAFAVLLGWTNLMLMIGQLPVFDVYVAMYTRVQGEFAKLFMAYSCMLIGFTISFCVIFPSSSSFANPFMGFITVLVMMIGEQDLSLLINDPEGKDPPFLLEVSAQITFVLFLLFVTIILMNLLVGIAVHDIQGLKKTAGLSKLVRQTKLISYIESALFNGYLPTWLRNLLHYTALVSPQAYRVVLCVKPLNPSEKRLPREILMKAYEVGKMRKHFGHTISSKNSAENYLSYKNKYNNNNGATTGYVLPDADPDGGQFTTLTTKIDDNADRIEFLTQEIQELKQALISQQQQASKVIDKLLIVISNQQKQNLRK